In a genomic window of uncultured Sphaerochaeta sp.:
- a CDS encoding peptide ABC transporter substrate-binding protein translates to MKKFLAIMLCVLLVSALFISCGKKEAPAPAATTTPAPAAPAAPATPAPAPAVAATPAPAAPAPAAPATKEVVFRISNGAEPESLDPALIQGVPEHRIFEALFEGLVANDPETALAVPGVAESWEANEDGTQYTFKLRKDAMWSDGTPITADDVVYSWLRILDPATAGPYAWFPCMFLAGATEFNAGEAGPEAVGIRALDDYTFQMDLIGPLPYAVDALTHYSFAIVPKHAIEKYGSAWTDPANFVGNGPFVLSERVAQTSLTAVKNDKYWDADAVKLDKVIFYSSDSDTTNYNMYLNGEIDWATNVPPDQLNAAQMRDDFQSAPQLSTYYYVFQTEVAPINNVLVRKALSYAVDREALVEGVTKAGQIPAWGIVPPMAGYSGLEFPFETMDEAIEMAQDMLAEAGYPNGAGFPTVSVLYNTNEGHKQIAEFIQQEWKNNLGINVVLENQEWQTYLSNRNQGNFQVARAGWVGDYQDPNTFLDMFLTGAGMNGGKYTNEVYDVLINEAARMPAGADRYGVLMTAEDIMINEDQAMMPLYYYVTINMIDTNKWGGWHGNTMDYHPVKDVYLK, encoded by the coding sequence ATGAAGAAATTTCTGGCTATCATGCTTTGCGTGCTCCTGGTAAGCGCACTCTTCATTTCCTGTGGAAAGAAAGAAGCGCCAGCCCCAGCCGCAACCACGACGCCGGCACCCGCAGCTCCCGCAGCTCCGGCCACTCCGGCTCCCGCTCCTGCCGTAGCAGCAACCCCGGCTCCCGCCGCTCCTGCTCCTGCAGCTCCGGCTACAAAAGAAGTCGTTTTCCGCATCTCCAATGGTGCTGAGCCCGAATCTTTGGATCCCGCTCTCATCCAGGGCGTACCCGAGCACAGGATTTTCGAAGCTCTCTTCGAAGGCCTGGTAGCAAACGATCCCGAGACTGCCCTTGCAGTTCCCGGCGTTGCTGAAAGCTGGGAAGCAAACGAAGATGGCACACAGTATACCTTCAAGCTTCGCAAGGACGCCATGTGGTCCGATGGCACTCCCATCACCGCCGATGACGTCGTATACAGCTGGCTGAGGATTCTCGATCCCGCAACCGCTGGTCCTTATGCTTGGTTCCCCTGCATGTTCCTTGCCGGTGCAACCGAGTTCAACGCTGGAGAGGCTGGTCCTGAGGCTGTCGGTATCCGCGCCCTTGACGACTACACCTTCCAGATGGACCTCATTGGTCCCCTCCCGTATGCAGTTGACGCCCTTACCCACTACAGCTTCGCAATCGTTCCCAAGCACGCCATCGAGAAGTACGGCTCCGCTTGGACCGATCCCGCCAACTTCGTGGGCAATGGCCCGTTCGTCCTCTCCGAGAGAGTTGCACAGACCTCCCTTACCGCCGTCAAGAACGACAAGTACTGGGATGCAGATGCCGTCAAGCTTGACAAGGTCATCTTCTACTCCTCCGACAGCGATACCACCAACTACAACATGTACCTCAATGGTGAGATTGACTGGGCAACCAACGTTCCCCCAGATCAGCTCAACGCTGCACAGATGCGTGATGACTTCCAGTCAGCCCCGCAGCTTTCCACCTACTACTATGTGTTCCAGACCGAAGTCGCCCCGATCAACAACGTGCTCGTCAGAAAGGCCCTGTCCTATGCTGTCGACCGCGAGGCTCTGGTTGAAGGCGTGACCAAGGCCGGTCAGATTCCTGCTTGGGGCATTGTTCCCCCGATGGCTGGATATTCCGGACTTGAGTTCCCGTTTGAGACCATGGATGAGGCAATCGAGATGGCTCAGGACATGCTGGCTGAGGCTGGCTATCCCAATGGCGCCGGTTTCCCGACCGTCTCCGTCCTGTACAACACCAACGAGGGTCACAAGCAGATTGCTGAGTTCATCCAGCAGGAATGGAAGAACAACCTCGGCATCAACGTTGTGCTTGAGAACCAGGAATGGCAGACCTACCTCTCCAACCGTAACCAGGGCAACTTCCAGGTTGCACGCGCTGGATGGGTTGGTGACTACCAGGATCCGAACACTTTCCTCGACATGTTCCTTACCGGTGCCGGTATGAACGGTGGAAAGTACACCAACGAAGTGTATGACGTCCTGATCAACGAAGCAGCCAGAATGCCCGCCGGTGCAGACCGCTATGGCGTCCTGATGACCGCTGAGGACATCATGATCAACGAAGACCAGGCAATGATGCCTCTCTACTACTACGTA
- a CDS encoding oligopeptide/dipeptide ABC transporter ATP-binding protein, producing MSTTKKPLLEVRDLKQHFPISSGSILQRQVGAIRAVDGISFDVYPGETLGIVGESGCGKSTTVRSISQLYKPTSGSVIFNGVDLVKADHRTMLKARRDIQMIFQDPYASLDPRMTVRSIIAEPLVIYNSRRLLEKPLSTLDIERKVEDLMERVGLNKAFKNRYPHEFSGGQRQRIGIARALALNPKIILADEPVSALDVSIQSQILNLLGDLQKEFGLTYIFIAHDLAVIQHISTRVAVMYLGKIVEISEAVQLYDNPLHPYTTALLSAAPIPDPKVERERQRIILTGDVPSPDKERNGCYFYDRCPKRMPWCSCHLPPMLDIDPKHQVACWLYDKEDHSKVTMEEAQADAARPKA from the coding sequence ATGAGCACGACAAAGAAGCCCCTTTTGGAAGTCAGGGATCTGAAGCAGCACTTCCCCATCAGCAGCGGATCGATCTTGCAGAGGCAAGTTGGAGCCATCAGGGCTGTTGACGGCATTTCCTTTGATGTATACCCGGGTGAGACACTGGGGATTGTAGGTGAGTCGGGGTGCGGAAAGTCCACCACGGTCCGCTCCATAAGCCAGCTCTACAAGCCCACCAGCGGAAGCGTCATCTTCAACGGTGTCGACCTGGTCAAGGCTGACCACAGGACCATGCTCAAGGCACGGCGTGACATCCAGATGATCTTCCAGGATCCGTATGCATCCCTCGACCCGAGAATGACGGTCCGTTCGATCATTGCAGAACCGTTGGTGATCTACAACTCCCGCAGACTTCTGGAAAAACCCCTTTCCACCTTGGATATCGAGCGCAAAGTGGAGGATCTCATGGAGCGCGTTGGTCTGAACAAGGCCTTCAAGAACCGCTACCCGCATGAGTTCAGTGGTGGACAGAGGCAGAGAATCGGGATTGCCCGCGCTCTTGCCCTCAATCCGAAGATCATTCTTGCAGACGAACCGGTTTCCGCTCTGGACGTATCCATCCAGTCTCAGATTCTCAACCTGCTGGGGGACCTGCAGAAGGAGTTCGGCCTTACCTATATCTTCATTGCCCATGACCTTGCGGTCATCCAGCACATCTCCACCCGCGTGGCGGTCATGTACCTGGGCAAGATTGTGGAGATCAGTGAGGCGGTCCAGCTGTATGACAACCCCCTGCACCCCTATACCACAGCCCTGCTGAGTGCCGCCCCCATCCCCGACCCCAAAGTGGAACGGGAACGGCAGCGCATCATCCTCACCGGAGATGTACCTTCCCCGGACAAGGAGCGCAATGGTTGTTACTTCTATGACCGTTGTCCCAAGCGGATGCCTTGGTGTTCCTGCCACCTGCCCCCGATGCTCGACATCGACCCGAAGCACCAGGTCGCCTGCTGGCTCTATGACAAGGAAGATCACAGCAAGGTCACCATGGAAGAAGCCCAAGCCGATGCGGCAAGGCCCAAAGCCTGA
- a CDS encoding ABC transporter ATP-binding protein gives MSLNPNAKVVLEVKDLKTYFKTDAGIVKAVDGVSFTVHEGETIGIVGESGSGKSVTNLSVMRLIPSPPGKIVGGEVLFEGEDILKVSEKEMREIRGNKISMIFQDPMTSLNPFLKISTQMVETIRLHEKNVSKQEALKRSIEMLKLVGIPSAEKRIQSYPHQFSGGMRQRVMIAMALSCNAQVLVADEPTTALDVTIQAQILELIDKLSSKMGTAVILITHDLGVVAGMCDQVCVMYAGRVVEKAVTEDLYARPSHPYTEGLIKSVPRMDTTKKGNRLFSIEGQPPNVIDLPPCCPFHPRCHKAMEVCRHAYPPVKDLGNGHEVACWLYADESTKAQALAEANVEEKAT, from the coding sequence ATGAGTCTGAATCCCAATGCAAAGGTTGTCCTCGAAGTAAAGGACCTGAAAACCTATTTCAAGACAGATGCCGGTATCGTCAAGGCGGTTGACGGTGTCTCATTCACCGTCCACGAAGGCGAAACCATCGGTATCGTAGGCGAGAGCGGAAGCGGCAAGAGCGTTACCAACCTCTCGGTCATGCGTCTCATTCCCTCCCCTCCGGGCAAGATTGTCGGTGGTGAGGTGCTCTTTGAGGGTGAGGACATCCTCAAGGTCAGTGAGAAGGAAATGCGCGAGATTCGGGGAAACAAGATTTCCATGATCTTCCAGGACCCGATGACCAGCCTCAATCCCTTTCTCAAGATTTCCACACAGATGGTGGAGACGATCCGCCTGCATGAGAAGAATGTTTCCAAACAGGAAGCGCTGAAGCGTTCCATCGAAATGCTCAAGCTTGTCGGCATCCCTTCTGCGGAGAAACGAATCCAAAGCTATCCCCACCAGTTCTCCGGCGGTATGCGCCAGCGCGTCATGATTGCCATGGCCCTCTCCTGCAACGCTCAGGTTCTGGTGGCCGATGAGCCGACCACGGCTCTGGACGTAACCATCCAGGCCCAGATCCTTGAGCTGATCGACAAGCTCAGCAGCAAGATGGGAACCGCAGTCATCCTCATCACCCATGACCTGGGGGTTGTGGCAGGGATGTGTGACCAAGTTTGTGTCATGTACGCCGGACGCGTGGTGGAGAAGGCAGTCACCGAGGACCTGTATGCCAGACCCAGCCACCCCTATACCGAGGGCCTCATCAAGAGTGTCCCCCGCATGGATACCACCAAGAAAGGCAATCGCCTCTTCTCCATCGAAGGCCAGCCGCCAAACGTCATCGACTTGCCTCCTTGCTGCCCCTTCCATCCCCGTTGCCACAAGGCAATGGAGGTATGCCGCCATGCCTACCCGCCGGTAAAGGATCTGGGTAATGGGCATGAGGTAGCCTGCTGGCTCTATGCAGATGAGTCAACCAAGGCACAGGCACTTGCAGAGGCGAACGTAGAGGAGAAGGCAACATGA
- the oppB gene encoding oligopeptide ABC transporter permease OppB, whose product MTKYIVNRLLGMIPTLLIIITLSFFIVRIAPGGPFATERNLPEVVKRNIEAKYHLDEPMIQQYGRYMFDILRGDLGPSFKYKDYDVNYYIANSLPKSIVLGSWAMLLALVFGISAGIIAAVKQNSWIDYLSMGVAVIGISVPLFVIAPVLQLIFAMKLQWLPTSGWYTTGEGWKTVILPAVSLSFAYFANIARLTRSSMLETLRSDYIRTAKAKGMKSTTIIFKHAMKGAMLPIVSYLGPAFAGIITGSIVVEQIFRVPGLGKFFVQSSFNRDYTLIVGVVIVYSLILILMNFIVDIVYAQLDPRITYK is encoded by the coding sequence ATGACGAAATATATCGTGAACCGCCTATTGGGTATGATTCCTACACTGTTGATCATCATCACGCTCAGTTTCTTCATCGTACGCATCGCACCCGGAGGTCCGTTCGCTACCGAACGCAATCTTCCTGAGGTGGTGAAGCGCAACATCGAGGCCAAATACCACCTCGATGAACCGATGATCCAGCAGTATGGCCGCTACATGTTCGACATCTTGCGCGGGGACCTCGGGCCCTCGTTCAAGTACAAAGACTATGATGTAAACTATTACATCGCCAACAGTTTGCCCAAGTCCATCGTATTGGGAAGCTGGGCCATGCTTCTTGCCTTGGTGTTCGGCATATCCGCCGGCATCATCGCGGCTGTGAAGCAGAACTCCTGGATAGACTATCTGAGTATGGGGGTAGCCGTCATCGGCATCTCGGTTCCGCTCTTCGTCATAGCTCCGGTGTTGCAGCTCATCTTTGCGATGAAGCTGCAATGGTTGCCCACCAGCGGGTGGTATACCACCGGTGAAGGGTGGAAGACCGTCATCCTCCCTGCAGTCTCGCTCTCCTTTGCCTATTTCGCCAATATTGCCCGTCTTACCCGCTCTTCCATGCTTGAGACGCTCAGAAGCGACTACATCCGTACCGCCAAAGCCAAGGGCATGAAAAGCACCACGATCATCTTCAAGCACGCCATGAAAGGCGCAATGCTTCCCATCGTCAGTTATCTCGGCCCTGCATTTGCGGGTATCATCACCGGATCGATCGTCGTTGAACAGATCTTCCGCGTCCCCGGCCTTGGCAAGTTCTTCGTACAGAGTTCCTTCAACCGTGACTACACCCTGATTGTCGGCGTCGTCATTGTCTACTCGCTCATCCTTATCCTGATGAACTTCATCGTAGACATCGTGTACGCACAACTCGACCCGAGAATCACCTACAAATAA
- the rimO gene encoding 30S ribosomal protein S12 methylthiotransferase RimO yields the protein MKKLYMENLGCSKNQVDAETLIKLLEDDQFVRTEDAADADLIMVNTCGFIESAREESINTFFSLREANPTAKIVLSGCMAQRYAEDLRSELPEADAIFGNHDLSKIGEVVRKIFAGDRVVLVPSYPAPQQEVYERNELLSFPGSAYLKISEGCNHRCAYCAIPLIRGGLRSKERPIILEEARSLIASGIREINLIAQDLAAYGTDRDDKESQFLSLLEDLVSLEGDFFIRLLYIHPDAFPPQLPAFIASHPKVLPYFDIPFQHADTAVLRSMGRTGTKESYLALIREIRETVPTAVLRSTILLGYPGEDEKAFAQVLDFLSQAKLDWVGSFLYSREEGTKAYGLRNEREHKKAITQATAFQKQLQALQAPITEANLARFVGTQHDVLIEELVEGEDLAIGRMYAQAPEVDGLTVVMGRNLKAGQVVRCGIRAVKGLDFEALPLQGALHG from the coding sequence ATGAAGAAACTCTATATGGAAAACCTTGGGTGCTCCAAAAACCAAGTCGATGCCGAAACCTTGATCAAGTTGCTTGAGGATGACCAGTTCGTTCGGACCGAGGATGCTGCAGATGCCGATCTGATCATGGTCAATACCTGTGGGTTCATTGAATCAGCCCGAGAAGAGTCGATCAACACCTTTTTCTCCCTCCGGGAGGCAAATCCCACGGCAAAGATCGTGCTCAGTGGCTGTATGGCGCAACGGTATGCCGAGGACCTACGCTCCGAACTGCCTGAGGCCGATGCCATTTTCGGCAACCATGACCTATCCAAGATCGGTGAGGTGGTCCGCAAGATCTTCGCAGGGGACCGCGTTGTCTTGGTTCCCTCCTATCCCGCACCCCAGCAAGAGGTCTATGAGCGCAACGAGTTGCTCTCCTTCCCCGGCAGTGCCTATCTGAAGATCAGCGAAGGGTGCAACCACCGTTGTGCCTATTGTGCCATTCCCCTCATCCGTGGGGGCCTGCGCAGCAAAGAGCGTCCCATTATCCTTGAGGAGGCCAGGAGCCTGATCGCCTCTGGCATCAGGGAAATCAACCTCATAGCCCAGGACCTTGCTGCCTACGGTACGGACAGGGATGACAAGGAGAGCCAATTCCTCTCATTGTTGGAAGACCTCGTCTCGCTTGAGGGCGACTTCTTCATCCGCCTGCTCTACATCCACCCGGATGCGTTCCCCCCCCAGTTGCCTGCTTTCATTGCAAGCCATCCGAAGGTATTGCCCTACTTTGACATTCCCTTCCAGCATGCCGACACGGCAGTGTTGCGCAGCATGGGAAGGACAGGCACCAAGGAGAGTTACCTTGCCCTGATACGGGAAATCAGGGAAACCGTGCCGACTGCAGTCCTTCGCTCCACCATCCTGCTCGGCTACCCGGGCGAGGATGAGAAAGCCTTTGCACAGGTGCTCGATTTCCTCTCCCAAGCAAAGCTCGATTGGGTGGGCTCCTTCCTGTACAGCAGGGAAGAGGGTACCAAAGCGTATGGTCTGAGAAATGAGCGGGAGCACAAGAAAGCCATAACCCAGGCCACAGCCTTTCAGAAACAACTGCAAGCCTTGCAGGCACCCATCACCGAGGCGAATCTTGCCCGCTTTGTCGGAACACAGCACGATGTTTTGATTGAGGAGTTGGTGGAAGGAGAGGACTTGGCGATCGGGCGCATGTATGCCCAGGCCCCTGAGGTTGATGGCCTTACGGTGGTGATGGGCCGCAATCTGAAAGCAGGGCAAGTTGTTCGCTGTGGCATCCGTGCGGTGAAAGGCCTCGATTTTGAGGCCCTTCCCCTGCAAGGAGCACTGCATGGCTGA
- a CDS encoding UvrD-helicase domain-containing protein, protein MADIEHLVSQLNEQQKEAVLENSKPLLVLAGAGSGKTRVITTKIAYAIERLGIPPYKILAVTFTNKAANEMKERVKVMLDGNPLADECNIRTFHSFGAWLLRRFGSEIGLDSNFTIYDDDDSLSLLASCFPNYKKRELDPIMRKISYAKDRGLSSTDNLSSLKVDSTFKRMYEAYEQKLRRVGNVDFADLIGRSIELLSEKREVLSWVHNRFSMILVDEYQDSNAAQFNLLKQLVGPNCFVCVVGDDDQSIYRFRGAEVQNILSFPSLYPGTRTVKLEQNYRSTQNILEIANSVIRNNKGRHDKKLWTANTKGSKPNVLYVQDEQDEALRVSNILMMDKQFNQSAVLYRTNAQSVAFETVFKRLGIPYKVVGALQFYEREEVKDALALLFLLTNPKDEVNFKRMINKPARGIGPGALETILSFSSQTDGNLLIMLSLALEKGSLSAKAKAGALHFLKMFQHAQTMLEGGELVDCANFLVRESGLVDYYTEMDSLNSTSKVENLEALVSALGSYDSSLEGLLQFLEQLSLDPTTLGTDDPRDREGVTLITMHNTKGLEFDRVFVAGLEEELFPGRSGESDEDVEEERRIFYVAVTRARRDLYLLCARARRIWGKTSFQHPSRFLDEVDPSLVAVQGIRPGSLGQGGYQGFSSLGEKRRVASPAAWGNSGGNLIQQGFGTKAKTFTMQTTHAAKEGEALFPLGQRVYSDSYGEGEVVEVRMSGDREVIEVRFHTGRKATFISKFAQLEKIGSD, encoded by the coding sequence ATGGCTGATATCGAGCATCTGGTAAGCCAGCTCAATGAGCAACAGAAGGAAGCGGTGTTGGAGAACTCAAAACCGCTTTTGGTTCTTGCCGGAGCCGGCAGTGGCAAGACACGGGTCATCACCACCAAGATTGCCTATGCCATCGAGAGGCTGGGCATACCTCCTTATAAGATACTTGCCGTTACCTTCACCAACAAGGCCGCCAATGAGATGAAGGAACGGGTGAAGGTGATGCTTGACGGAAATCCTCTGGCCGATGAGTGCAACATCCGCACGTTCCACTCGTTCGGAGCCTGGCTGCTCAGACGCTTTGGCTCGGAGATCGGGCTGGATTCCAACTTCACCATCTACGATGATGATGATTCACTCTCCCTGCTTGCCTCCTGCTTCCCCAACTACAAGAAACGGGAACTCGACCCGATCATGCGCAAGATCTCCTATGCCAAGGACCGAGGGCTTTCCAGTACGGACAACCTGAGCTCTTTGAAGGTCGACTCCACGTTCAAGCGGATGTATGAGGCCTATGAGCAGAAACTCAGGAGGGTGGGGAATGTCGACTTTGCGGATCTGATCGGGCGCAGCATAGAGCTGCTCTCCGAAAAGAGGGAGGTCCTCTCCTGGGTGCACAACCGCTTCTCCATGATACTGGTTGATGAGTACCAGGATTCCAATGCCGCCCAGTTCAACCTGCTCAAGCAGCTGGTTGGGCCGAACTGTTTTGTCTGCGTGGTCGGTGATGACGACCAGTCCATCTACCGTTTCCGCGGGGCGGAGGTGCAGAACATCCTCAGTTTTCCCTCCCTCTATCCGGGGACACGGACGGTCAAGCTGGAGCAAAACTACCGATCAACCCAGAATATCCTGGAGATTGCGAATTCGGTAATCCGCAACAACAAGGGCAGGCATGACAAGAAGCTGTGGACAGCCAACACGAAGGGGTCGAAGCCCAATGTGCTCTATGTGCAGGATGAGCAGGATGAGGCTCTGAGAGTCAGCAACATCCTGATGATGGACAAGCAGTTCAACCAGAGTGCGGTTCTCTACCGCACCAATGCCCAGTCTGTTGCCTTCGAGACGGTGTTCAAACGCCTTGGCATCCCGTACAAGGTTGTGGGTGCCCTGCAGTTCTATGAGCGCGAAGAGGTCAAGGATGCCCTCGCTCTGCTCTTTTTGCTGACCAACCCCAAGGATGAGGTGAATTTCAAGCGGATGATCAACAAGCCTGCCCGGGGAATCGGTCCCGGCGCTTTGGAGACCATCCTCTCGTTCTCAAGCCAGACCGACGGCAATTTGCTGATCATGCTCTCCCTTGCTTTGGAGAAGGGATCCCTCTCTGCGAAAGCGAAGGCAGGGGCTTTGCACTTTCTGAAGATGTTCCAACATGCCCAGACCATGTTGGAGGGCGGTGAGCTGGTGGATTGTGCCAACTTCCTGGTCCGGGAGTCTGGTCTGGTGGATTACTACACCGAGATGGACAGCCTGAACAGCACCTCCAAGGTGGAGAACCTGGAAGCGTTGGTGAGTGCCCTCGGTTCCTACGACTCCTCGCTTGAAGGCTTGCTGCAGTTCCTGGAACAGCTTTCGCTGGACCCCACTACGCTGGGTACCGATGATCCCCGTGACAGGGAAGGGGTCACCCTCATCACCATGCACAATACCAAGGGTCTGGAGTTCGATCGGGTGTTTGTTGCAGGGCTTGAGGAGGAACTTTTTCCCGGCCGCAGCGGCGAGAGTGATGAGGATGTGGAAGAGGAAAGAAGAATCTTCTATGTGGCTGTCACCCGTGCCCGGCGCGATCTCTACCTTTTGTGTGCAAGGGCGCGCAGGATCTGGGGGAAGACAAGCTTCCAGCATCCAAGCCGCTTCCTGGATGAGGTCGATCCTTCCTTGGTGGCCGTACAGGGCATTCGCCCGGGCTCGCTTGGACAAGGCGGATACCAAGGGTTCTCAAGCCTTGGGGAGAAGCGACGGGTTGCAAGCCCCGCTGCTTGGGGGAATTCCGGGGGAAACCTGATCCAACAGGGCTTTGGAACCAAGGCCAAGACGTTCACCATGCAGACCACCCATGCTGCAAAAGAGGGTGAGGCGCTGTTCCCTCTCGGTCAGAGGGTGTACAGTGACAGCTATGGGGAAGGGGAGGTTGTGGAAGTGCGGATGAGCGGAGACCGTGAGGTCATCGAAGTTCGGTTCCACACCGGCAGAAAAGCGACCTTCATCAGCAAGTTCGCCCAACTCGAGAAAATTGGAAGTGACTGA
- a CDS encoding glutamate-1-semialdehyde aminotransferase, translated as MPTVVRARSFYLYDGFGARYTDFFQNYGRAILGHRPDLIQRSIKSTVSRGLVSEYPSVFSGRLEKLLATLFPDFPVIRMYSDPQKVLQAIRSVSGDVPCDPATSPEHASRTVSYWRPYLGFGGADSVMLLPILPFPGSFVPQVVCLKEEACTGDVPPSDAVSPLLLDLLVKTTANLIRSLESDETVKKRMDNPLAGVFETRGPYGLTGLSPARYEAFALEALSLKVVLPPTADVPFIIPGEYAKGDVRPFLELAGRYAIAVR; from the coding sequence ATGCCTACCGTTGTCCGCGCGCGTTCGTTCTATCTGTATGATGGATTTGGGGCGCGGTATACTGATTTTTTCCAGAATTATGGCAGAGCCATCCTAGGCCATCGTCCCGATCTGATCCAAAGGTCCATAAAATCTACGGTCAGCAGGGGCTTGGTCAGTGAATACCCTTCGGTATTTTCAGGACGGCTTGAAAAGCTGCTGGCAACGCTGTTTCCGGATTTTCCGGTGATTCGGATGTATTCCGATCCCCAGAAGGTCCTGCAGGCAATTCGTTCGGTCTCCGGGGATGTCCCCTGCGATCCTGCGACTTCGCCTGAACATGCTAGCCGTACAGTGTCCTATTGGCGACCGTACCTAGGTTTTGGCGGGGCAGATTCCGTGATGCTCCTCCCTATCCTACCTTTCCCAGGGAGTTTCGTACCTCAGGTCGTTTGCCTTAAGGAAGAAGCCTGTACCGGCGATGTTCCGCCCTCAGACGCCGTGTCACCGTTGTTGCTTGATTTGCTCGTCAAGACAACCGCGAATCTGATACGTAGCTTGGAGTCGGATGAGACAGTGAAAAAACGCATGGACAATCCCCTGGCGGGGGTGTTCGAGACGAGAGGTCCGTACGGATTAACCGGTCTTTCGCCAGCGCGTTATGAAGCGTTCGCTTTGGAGGCGTTGTCCCTCAAGGTAGTGCTTCCACCAACTGCGGATGTTCCGTTCATCATTCCCGGCGAATATGCCAAGGGTGATGTACGACCCTTTCTTGAGTTGGCTGGTCGGTATGCAATTGCTGTAAGATAG
- the rplM gene encoding 50S ribosomal protein L13, which produces MKTIFVKPLTIQKKWYLIDAEGKELGKVAVAAARILRGKNKPEYVPHQDMGDYVIIINADKAALSGNKYQDKMYYRHSNYPGGLRQTNYADMVKRNPVYPMEHAVKGMLPRGPLGRKLFTNMKVYAGANHQQQAQQPIKVEI; this is translated from the coding sequence ATGAAGACTATTTTTGTGAAACCGCTGACGATTCAGAAGAAATGGTATCTGATTGATGCAGAGGGAAAGGAGCTTGGCAAGGTAGCAGTTGCCGCTGCACGCATCCTTCGCGGGAAGAACAAGCCCGAGTATGTTCCTCACCAGGACATGGGCGACTATGTGATTATCATCAATGCTGACAAAGCTGCTCTTTCGGGCAACAAGTATCAGGACAAAATGTATTATCGCCACTCGAACTACCCCGGCGGGCTTCGGCAGACCAATTATGCCGACATGGTAAAGCGCAATCCGGTCTACCCGATGGAACATGCTGTGAAGGGCATGCTTCCCCGCGGACCGCTTGGTCGCAAGTTGTTCACCAACATGAAGGTCTACGCAGGTGCCAATCACCAGCAGCAGGCCCAGCAGCCCATCAAGGTTGAAATCTAA
- the rpsI gene encoding 30S ribosomal protein S9 codes for MAKKEVKKVVDLGHGVGRRKTAIARVYLREGEGKIVVNGRDVDSYFGNPMLVYIVKQPLVTSEVEGKFDILINVVGGGPSGQAGACRHGIARALCAHDEAYRPALHTAGFMTRDSRMVERKKYGQPGARRKFQFSKR; via the coding sequence ATGGCAAAGAAAGAAGTTAAAAAAGTTGTGGATCTTGGTCATGGGGTCGGTCGCCGAAAGACCGCCATTGCTCGTGTCTACCTTCGTGAAGGCGAGGGCAAGATCGTGGTGAATGGACGTGACGTTGACTCCTACTTCGGTAACCCGATGTTGGTGTACATTGTCAAGCAGCCGCTGGTGACCAGCGAAGTCGAAGGAAAGTTCGACATCCTCATCAACGTGGTTGGTGGTGGTCCCTCCGGTCAGGCTGGTGCTTGCCGTCATGGTATTGCACGTGCCCTCTGTGCACACGACGAGGCTTACCGCCCGGCACTGCACACCGCTGGTTTCATGACCCGCGACAGCCGCATGGTCGAACGCAAGAAGTACGGTCAGCCTGGTGCTCGCCGCAAGTTCCAGTTCTCCAAGCGCTAA
- a CDS encoding regulatory protein RecX: MAFARIEKDPSGEGYQALVLEGSSFSITADVFRTLRLSLGQELSEEEFQRLRTAQLQRNCRSQALAYLARREHTALELTQKLQIKGFDRTIITPVLEKLAEEDLLSEYRYALLAIEHRQRKNPEGRALLSQRLASKGVNRQDAQRALDELFCEELAAEYARKAYQLALAKGGTEKARLLMGKRGFSSYEIHLALEQE; this comes from the coding sequence GTGGCATTTGCACGCATCGAAAAGGATCCCTCCGGCGAAGGCTACCAAGCCCTTGTCCTGGAGGGTTCCTCTTTTTCCATCACAGCTGATGTGTTTCGAACCCTGAGGCTTTCCCTTGGCCAGGAGTTGAGTGAGGAGGAGTTCCAAAGGCTCCGAACTGCCCAGCTGCAGCGCAACTGCCGTTCCCAGGCCCTTGCCTATCTGGCTCGCAGGGAGCATACCGCCTTGGAGCTTACCCAGAAACTCCAGATCAAGGGGTTTGACCGCACCATCATCACACCCGTTCTTGAGAAGCTGGCAGAGGAAGATTTGCTCAGCGAATATCGTTATGCACTCTTGGCCATAGAGCATCGGCAGCGCAAGAATCCGGAGGGGAGGGCACTGCTTTCCCAACGACTTGCCTCCAAAGGGGTGAACCGCCAGGATGCCCAGCGTGCCTTGGACGAGCTCTTTTGCGAGGAACTGGCCGCCGAGTATGCCCGGAAAGCCTATCAGCTTGCCCTTGCGAAGGGCGGAACGGAAAAAGCCCGTCTTCTCATGGGCAAACGGGGATTCTCCTCCTATGAGATACATCTTGCTCTTGAGCAGGAGTAA